Within the Pedosphaera parvula Ellin514 genome, the region GGCTTGACCACCACCAGGCGCAGGGGCTTTTGCGCCCGGTCCATCTGCGTATAAACCGGGGCCAGGGTTTTGACTTCAAAGGGGTGGCGCCCGGCCTGGGCCTCCACCGGTTGCCACGGCACCGCTTCATCCTTGAGCAGTTCCTCGGGCGTGGGGCAGCGCGGGCCATACTTGCGCTTGCGTCCGTGGCCGGGCTGCTCCTCTGGCGGATGGAAAAACACCGAGTCCTTGCGCACGCGGCCAATCAGGGTCGTCCGCTCCGGCACCCCCTTGAGCACGGTGGAGTTGGTGAAGCGCCCATCCAGGCTGACCATCAGCCTGCGGTGGGAGGCCCCACTTTGGTCCATTTGCTGCCGGAGAAAGGCCAGGCGTTCCCGGCCCACCAGGTTGAGGTTCTTTTTTGCCCGCTCCTGCTCGTAAGCCTCATGGGCGGAAGCAGGGGCGTTCCTGCGCGGCTTGGGCGGCAGGGCGGCGTGCTGGAAATCGATCGGGATCAGGCGTGCGGTCCCTCCGGCGGCCGGCACCGCGGCCGAGATCTGCAGGATCCGCAAGCCGCGCACAAAGTTCACATGAAAGGCCGGGCTCAGGGGATCGCGCAGGTGGCGCCCCCCGTAAACCTTGTGGCCGGTTTTGCGCAGGAGCGAATCATCCATGGCCACCATCAGGGGCGCGTCGGGTGCCAACTGCTCCTGGACCTGGGCGCGGATGGCGCCAAAGAGCCGGTCGGTTTCAAAGTGCGCCTCGGCATAGAGCCGGTAATCGGCCGTCCAGTCCGCCTGCGTGCGGTCCTGCAGGCGCAACAGTCCCGTGATGGTGTGCCGCCCGAAACAGACCAGGTGCGAGAGCAAATGGCGCCGGGCCCGGGCCCAGGCCTGGGGCGAGAAGCAGGCCGGGGCAAAGCTGGCTATGAGCGCTTCGATTTCGGGGAGGAGGGTGGCGTTTTTTTTAAATCAATCGGATCCGGAGGCACCGCCTCCCGGGAGAGGATCAGGTGGCCCTTGTCGGCAATCGTCCACTGGACCTGCTCACCCTTGGAGAAGTCCATGGCCTGGGCAATGGCGGCGGGAAAGTTGATGTACCACTGGTGGCTGGTCTGGCGCTCGATCAATTGAACTTTGGTTGGATGACTCATGGTAAACCTAGTCATCAAACTAGAACCAAGTCAACCAACCTCAAACATTATCCGGGCTCTATCTAGTAGGGGCCAAACTCCAGAGGTCCGTAGGACCGAAATGTTTATAGCTACAAGCAAAAATAACGGACCCGCTTCGGCCCACGATGCCAACTTTTCAACCCCCGCCATCCGAAGCGGAACAGGACAGCGCAATCCCTCCAACCTTCCAGGTTTGGCGCATCCTCACCCGCAAGACTCCAACCCATGCTCTTCGCCCAACCACCAACAGTTTCGGTACAAAAAGGAAGGGCGGCCCCACTCAGAGCCGCCCCGAACCTAACTAACCACCATAACTAGCAAGCGTATGAAATTTATAGATTCAGGAGGAAATCAACAATGGGGTCTGCACCCCAAATTTTCACCATGCAGCCCGTAGCGACATCGCTTTTTCCAACTCTGCACGTTGCGCGCGATCATCAATATAGTCCGCTTCCCAAAATAATATCTGCTTGGCTCCCAAACTCTTCGCGTTGCCAAAGTCACGCTCAAAGTCTGCCACACTCTGCGGCACCCAGCCATAACTCCACACCTTTACCTTGCCGTCGGTTTCCTTTTGCAAAGCCTTGTAAGCCATTTCCGCAGTTCCTCCATCCCGATAATATCCCGCCGCAACCACAAAATTCATCAACCCTTCCCTGGCCCAAGTCGCAACATCCAGCAACAATCCCCGCAGATTCCCATCAATCTTGTTCATCTCCCCACGGTAATGCCATGGATGCCCCACCATCACGGCGATGGGCAACCGCCTGTTGTTGGAATACTTCAATTTTCTCACCGCCCGCATGAATTCAGTTTGTGGTTCCGCTCTCAGCCTGA harbors:
- a CDS encoding transposase — protein: MEALIASFAPACFSPQAWARARRHLLSHLVCFGRHTITGLLRLQDRTQADWTADYRLYAEAHFETDRLFGAIRAQVQEQLAPDAPLMVAMDDSLLRKTGHKVYGGRHLRDPLSPAFHVNFVRGLRILQISAAVPAAGGTARLIPIDFQHAALPPKPRRNAPASAHEAYEQERAKKNLNLVGRERLAFLRQQMDQSGASHRRLMVSLDGRFTNSTVLKGVPERTTLIGRVRKDSVFFHPPEEQPGHGRKRKYGPRCPTPEELLKDEAVPWQPVEAQAGRHPFEVKTLAPVYTQMDRAQKPLRLVVVKPVRYHLTKTKTDRRKPAFFLCTDPDLPLEKVLQYDLWRWDIEVNFRDEKTILGVGQAQVRTEASNQNAPALAVAAYAVLLLAALKAYGMEGKPESFQSPRWDKRKAKRRASTNDLRNQLRYELWASAVRPHFQPLSSRPSPEQNGRKYDLPLQSALFSSIR